One segment of Maridesulfovibrio ferrireducens DNA contains the following:
- a CDS encoding manganese efflux pump MntP family protein, whose amino-acid sequence MTLYEIIIISIALAMDAFTIAVACGLCMPEVTKRHTFRLAFHFGLFQALMPVIGWAAGLAVKAMVETYAPWISFILLSFVGGKMIYDSFQQDESCDTKKDPTKGFSLIFLSIATSLDALAVGLSFSIMDYPIAMPSVLIGITAFVLTAIGMQIGKKFSKASRYSHIAELVGGIVLILIGLKLLLQ is encoded by the coding sequence ATGACTTTATATGAAATAATCATCATATCCATAGCTCTTGCCATGGATGCCTTTACCATAGCTGTTGCATGCGGTCTCTGCATGCCGGAAGTAACAAAACGCCATACTTTCAGACTCGCGTTTCATTTTGGTCTTTTTCAGGCTCTCATGCCGGTGATAGGCTGGGCTGCCGGTCTTGCCGTAAAAGCCATGGTGGAAACATACGCTCCGTGGATTTCATTTATTCTGCTCTCATTTGTAGGCGGAAAAATGATTTATGACTCCTTTCAGCAAGACGAATCGTGCGACACCAAAAAAGATCCTACTAAAGGATTTTCACTTATTTTCCTGTCAATTGCTACAAGCCTTGATGCTCTTGCTGTCGGGTTGTCCTTTTCGATTATGGACTATCCCATTGCCATGCCATCAGTTTTAATTGGTATTACAGCGTTTGTATTAACAGCAATAGGTATGCAAATTGGCAAAAAATTCTCCAAAGCTTCACGCTATAGCCATATTGCAGAACTGGTTGGCGGCATCGTTCTGATCCTCATCGGCCTTAAGCTCTTGCTTCAATAA
- a CDS encoding YheT family hydrolase has product MPLLQPPPYKPKFPLQSGHLQTIFPRLFRKVNLPPVIRRRINTPDGDFLDIDWHLAGSTRLAVIAHGLEGNSRRHYVLGMARAMVLSGWDCITYNFRGCSKEMNRRPQMYHSGDTQDINTVLQYGLNHGIYDDAALIGFSMGGNQVLKYLGENPEQVPENVTRAIGISVPCDLASAARQLCKKSNFIYSQYFLRSLKKKVITKNRLFPTLFPLEGLPSIKNLIDFDNKYTAPLNDFKDASDYYSKASCKQFLHRIKIPTLIINAQDDPFLAPECYPIAEAQNNNYLSLQIPQYGGHVGFTDLPQEKQLWSESRAVRFLNT; this is encoded by the coding sequence ATGCCCTTATTGCAGCCCCCACCCTATAAACCTAAATTTCCTCTCCAGTCCGGCCATCTTCAAACCATTTTCCCGAGACTTTTCCGAAAAGTTAATCTCCCTCCTGTTATAAGAAGAAGAATCAACACTCCCGACGGAGATTTTCTGGACATCGACTGGCATCTGGCCGGCAGCACAAGACTGGCTGTAATTGCTCACGGACTTGAAGGCAACTCAAGAAGACACTATGTGCTTGGAATGGCACGAGCCATGGTTCTTTCCGGATGGGATTGCATCACCTACAATTTTCGAGGATGCAGCAAAGAAATGAACAGAAGGCCGCAAATGTACCACAGCGGCGACACCCAAGACATCAACACAGTTCTGCAATACGGATTAAACCACGGCATATATGATGACGCGGCTCTTATCGGATTCAGCATGGGTGGAAATCAGGTTTTGAAATACTTAGGTGAAAATCCCGAACAAGTTCCTGAAAATGTTACACGGGCAATAGGAATATCCGTTCCATGTGATCTTGCTTCAGCAGCAAGGCAGCTTTGTAAAAAATCAAACTTTATTTACAGCCAATATTTTTTACGATCACTCAAAAAAAAGGTCATCACCAAAAACAGACTATTCCCAACTCTCTTTCCGCTTGAAGGTCTGCCATCCATTAAAAATCTTATAGATTTCGACAACAAATATACCGCACCGCTTAATGACTTTAAAGACGCTTCCGATTACTACAGCAAGGCATCGTGCAAACAGTTTTTACATCGGATTAAAATTCCTACGCTTATTATAAACGCTCAAGATGATCCTTTTCTCGCTCCTGAATGCTACCCCATTGCAGAAGCCCAGAACAACAATTACCTATCTCTTCAAATCCCCCAATATGGCGGACATGTTGGTTTCACAGACTTACCACAAGAAAAACAACTCTGGTCTGAAAGCCGAGCTGTAAGGTTTTTAAACACATAA